The DNA sequence ACCTACAAGGTCAAGAACGACCCACCCACCTACCCGATGGGCACCTCCCCCCTGATCGACGTCAGCGGCTCCCGCAAGCGCGTCTACGTCTTCAACGCCAACACCCTCTTCAGCCTCGACTTCACCAGCCCCAAAACCTGGACCGATACCGATTACTCGCCGGGCCAGTCCACCGCCGGCACCAAGTATTCACGCTTCAACGAAGGCAGTCTCGGCCGCGCGGGCTCCGCCGGCGGCACCATGACCGACACCAAAACCCGCTACCTGCGCAACACCATCACCCCCGTGCTGAACTTCGACCTCAGTGCCCTCTACGCGGTCTGCTACTACCCCGACACGGGCGTCTACAACGACACCCTCTTCAAGGTGGCCGTCAACAAATTCACCCTGCCCATCAACGAAAGCACCAGCGCCGACCGACTCAGCGCCAGCGCCCCCAGCACCACCACCAGCGACGCCATCGCCACCGGCACCACCGCCATCGCCGCCGAAAACAGCGTCCACAACGGCAACTCCGTCAGCGCCAACGTCGGCAACCGGCTGCTCAGCATCGATCCCCTCGCCACCAATGGCGCCAACGACGGCATCTACCTCGGACTGGCGGGCACCAAGGCCCTCTACCGCTTCCAGCTCTGAGCCCTGCCGCTGAAAGCCGCGCCACAGCCGAGACGGGGCTCCCTCCGCGGGGTATAGCATGCGGGCAACGCTCCTAGCTGCTTGGAAATCTCGAAGGTGGCCCCGCTCCCACTCTCCCTGCCCCTCCGTTCGCTCTGCCTGCTGGCCGCCCTGCTGGGTGCCGCGTGTGGGCCGGACGTGCGCGTCTCGCAGATTCCTCAGTTCACCATCAACACGGCCCGCAGCACCCCGGAACCCACCCCCACCCCGACGCCCGTCGTCACGCCGACGCCGACGCCCACGCCGGCGCCGGTGGTACCCGGGCGCGTGCTGGGGCGCGTCGACGGCGAAGAACGGCCCCTGCCGGGCGCGCGGGTGGCCACCACGGACGGGCGCAGCGTCGAAACCGACGAGGAAGGGCGTTTCCGGCTCCCGGGAGACCCCCCGGCTGACGCGACCTATGCCGTCAGCGCTCCGGGCCACATCGGCGTCTCCATCAACGGCTACCGGGAACGCGAGTTGACCTTTCGCCTGCAGCCGGTGCCAACCGTCACGCCGCCGCCCCCCAGCGGTCCGATGGTCGTCAGCGGGCGCGTCGTCGATGCGACCGGAACGCCTCGCAGCGGCATCGTGGTCTCGGTCGCGGATGCCTTCGGCGCCGCCGGCAACCCGGCCACCAGCGATCTGGAGGGTCGCTTCAGCGTCGTCCTGACCGCTCCGGAGCGCCGGCTGCAGCGCGGCACCCTGCTGGCCGTGGACAGCCGCCGCAAATGGCTGGGCCTCGTGACGGAACTGAACCTGGCGGGGGCCCAGGTGACGGTCGACGGCGATCCCAAGACGCCGGGAGCCGACCCGATTCGCCTGAGCGAGGCGGTGCATGAGACCCAACTCAGCATCGACGGCACGGCCGCCCCCAGTTCGTTCAATGCCAGCCTGGAGCTACTGGGCCCCGATGGCACCAGCCAGCCGCTGGTGGCCGAGGGGGGGCGCTTCCTGGTGGCGAACCTGCCCGGTGGCCGCTACGACCTGCGCGCCGTGGCCACCGACAGCGCCAATCGCCTGAGCAGCTCCTTCCGCGTCGTCAACCTGGAGTTTCCCTGGCGCGTGGCCACCTCTCGCCAGGGCGACATCATGCTGGCGCCCCCCCAGTTCGTCAGGGGGCTGAGCTACACGCCAGGACAAACCCTGCG is a window from the Candidatus Sericytochromatia bacterium genome containing:
- a CDS encoding carboxypeptidase-like regulatory domain-containing protein, whose translation is MAPLPLSLPLRSLCLLAALLGAACGPDVRVSQIPQFTINTARSTPEPTPTPTPVVTPTPTPTPAPVVPGRVLGRVDGEERPLPGARVATTDGRSVETDEEGRFRLPGDPPADATYAVSAPGHIGVSINGYRERELTFRLQPVPTVTPPPPSGPMVVSGRVVDATGTPRSGIVVSVADAFGAAGNPATSDLEGRFSVVLTAPERRLQRGTLLAVDSRRKWLGLVTELNLAGAQVTVDGDPKTPGADPIRLSEAVHETQLSIDGTAAPSSFNASLELLGPDGTSQPLVAEGGRFLVANLPGGRYDLRAVATDSANRLSSSFRVVNLEFPWRVATSRQGDIMLAPPQFVRGLSYTPGQTLRWLPVWGARAYALELSGNPLAPDFSWQALTTGTETAFVFPGGRPPAGRYTLTLTAWDAPDLPQAAQAAPGAPPPTRYEPRLRYRKASRSITVTL